The Bacillota bacterium genomic sequence CCGGGTGCAGGTCTCTGGCGTTTGCCGGGAGCAGCGGAAGGATCGTAGTTGTCCCGGTCTCAGACGCACCCGCGCCACTCGAAGAGATAGCGCGGACGGTAGCTGCTCTCAGGAAGTCTGGCCGTCCCCGTTTTTTTCTCCTCGACCCGCCGCGGAGAAGCATTCAACTGGTTTTCCCGGTAGGGACGGGGTTCTTGTGGGTCGATTTCGACGCCCGCCCCCTGGAGGCTCTTCTCCGACCGGTGGTGGTGGGAAGGGCTGCCGCCGGCCCCGGCCTTAATCTGAAAAGTTCTTTTGAAAAGCTTCTCGGGTTCCACTTCGGCTATCACCCCCAGTTGCCCGAGCCCGGCGCCATCAGGTCTTACCTGCTGGCTGAAGGAGGCGCGCTCGGCCCGGGGGCGGGTTCCTTCAACCCGGAAACCGCAAATTTGATCAAGAAGCAGGAGCCTGCACCTGTGAGTTACACAAATCAACTCGGAGAAAAAGTTCTTGCGGTGGGGAAGCCGCTTCCGGACAGCGATTTCGTACTTGTGGTGGAGGCGCAAAAAAGTGAGATCACCCGGGGAGTTTCCTCCCAAGGGTTTAACATGGTCTTCCTGGCTATTTTTTTAACCTTGATGCTGAGCCTTCCCTTGAGCACCCTCGTCACGCGGAAGATAACAGAACCCCTGCGCCGGTTGGCCGGAGAGGCGAGGAAGATCGCGGGCGGAGAATTCGGGCACCGGGTCGAGAGCGACTGTCCCGGCGAAATCGGGCTTCTCGCCGACACCTTCAACGAGATGTCCCTGCGCCTCAAAGACTCCTACGCAAGGCTTAAAGAAATGGCCTACAACGACGAGCTGACCGGGGTTTACAACCGGCGCTTTCTGCTGGAGCGGGCGCGGGAAGAGCTGGCGCGGGCGCAGAGAACAGGGCGGCCTCTTGGTGTGGTGATGGTGGACGTGGACAACTTTAAAACCGTCAACGACTCTTTCGGCCACTCCTGCGGGGACACCGTGCTGCGGGAGGTGGCCGGGGTCTTAAAGGAAACGGCGCGCGCTTCGGATGTGGTCGGCCGCTACGGGGGAGACGAGTTCGTCGTCATCCTGCCGGAAACAGGTAAGACGGGCTCCCTCTCCTTTTGCGAGCGCGTCCTGGCGGCGCTGCAGGGCCGTTCGTTTGACGGCGGGAGGGTCAGGGCGAAGGTGAGCATGGGGGTTTCCGTTTGGGAGCCCGAACGAGGCCCTGTAGCTGACCCCGACCGGCAGCTCAACAGGCTCCTTCAAGAGGCGGACGACGCCCTGCTGGAGGCAAAACGAGGGGGGCGTGGGCGCGCCGCTGCTTACACCCAGGATCAGGAGTGAACGTTTTTCCGCCTGGCCAGCAGGACTCCGGCATCATCATGGTGGGGGGGATCCCGACGGGGAGACGGCCACCATGGCGCTCCAGGCGGCGCTCACAGGGCACCTCGTGCTCTCTACCCTCCCGTTCTTTCATGTCTTATCTCCTTTCCCTTCCTGCTTGTTATCATAGTTACGTGCTTCATAGATATAACCTCCACACTAATCATTATGGCCCTTGCTTTTAAAGTATAACGGTTTTGTTTACGGTCTATTTGCAAAGCTGTCCATACTGCATCGACAGCGTGCGTGCGCCTCGCCCACGTAATACGCGCCCAAGCGATGCCGCCGTGTGCCAAGTTTTTGAATGTGGTTTGGCATCACTCAACAAACGGCGGCATAACTAACGTCTCCAGGCTACAGGCGGGCAGTGCCTCGCGGACCAGTTCGTAGTGCCGGTCGTGGTGCACCAGCGTGCAGGAGTGAATGATGGCAAAAGCAGCAATAAAAACGTCAATCAGTGGAAGTGTGCGACCTTTCCGCCGGAGATTGAAGGCCAGGTTGGCCGCTTCTTCGTAGACTCTTTCGGCGGTCGGCAGTTGCGGTAAGGCGTCCAGTTCTTCTTTCAACGTGGCATAATGCGCCTCGTCTCTGGCTCCGAGCAGCAGTTCGACTTTGACAAGTGGTACCATGACCACCTTTTCGGCTTCGAGAGCCGTGCTCAGCCAGGCAGCCGCATCGGGGGAGCCATCTTTCCGCAAGGCGAGTACCCATGTGGAGGTATCCACGATAAATGGCCGCTCACCGTTCACAACGCCAGGCCTCGATATCCCTCAGCGTAATCGCCAGTTCTTCCTTGCCGAGCCTTTCCCGCAGGCGTGCTGTGCGGCGCCGACGAACGAACTCTTTGAGCGCCATATTCAATACTTCGCCCTGCCTTTTGCTCCCCGCAAGGCGCATCGCCTCTTTCAAAACCTCCTGATCTATATTGACGGTGGTTCGCATCAGCATCACCTCTCACCATTATTATATGCCTTGATTCACCATCAAACAAGATAAAAATAAGCATTTTTTGTTCTTCTGTCGGCACCGCCTGGCGGTATGAGGGCCTGATCGAGGCCGAGCGTAAATAGCGTTAAAACGGTCCTCCCTGGGTCATCCCCATTTTCACGGCCTCTCCCACCTGAGAGATCTGCTTTCGCCCTACTGAGGCAAAACGAGGAGGGCGCGGGCGTGCTGCTGTTCACACCCAGGAGTGAATAATTTTTTGGCGCGCAGGCAGGAATTTGTTAACCCGTGTCGAATATGGTAAATTGTCAAAATAATAACCCCAAAAGTTGCTGTGGGGAAAGTAAAGACGGATGCGCAATGCAACCACGAAGGTTGCCCCCCACCGAAAGGAGGGATTTTCCTTCGTGGTTTTCTTTTTGCCCGGAAATTGAAAATCAAAAATCCTTGAACAGGTGAGGAAGGGGTGACCGGTTTGCAGCGGGGTCGGTTGTTTTTGGGAATTTTTCTGGCGGCAGCCCTGGTGGCGGTCTCTGTTTTTCCAGCTTTTGCTGCTTCAAGGAAGATTGCTGTTCCCGAGTACTTCTACGGAAAAAGAGGGTTTCTCGAGCTTAAAAGCGACACCGTCCGGGTTCCCTCACCGCCGCGGCGCGTGGTGGTCCTGTGGCCCTACACGGCGGAAATCTTGAAAGCACTGGGTGCCGAAAAGACGGTTGTTGCGGTATGCGATAATGCAAAAGAAAAAGAATGGCCCTCTTACGTAAAGAAGTTACCCACAGTCGGCAAGGGGTACCAGCCGAGCGTGGAAAAGATTCTTGCCTTGCGCCCGGATCTCGTAGTCGGTTATATCAAGCCGGGTTCCCATGTCAGAACACAGCTTGAGCGAGCCGGAATCCCGTGCCTCCATATCTGGGGATACCACCCGCCCCTCCTTTCCAAGGAGGTCCAAACACTTGGGTTGGTTTTTGACCGCCGCGCAGCGGCGCAGAAGCTGGCGAGCTACATAGACGAGTGGCTGAACAAGGTGCAGGAGAGAACGAAAACACTTTCATCGAAACAGAGGCCGAAGGTCTACTGGGAATGGGGGGAAACTCCGTGGAAGTCTGTGGGTTCCGGTTCGACGGGGGACCTTTACATCAAATGGGCAGGAGGAAGGAACATTGCTCCGGAGCAGGGAAGCTCCTGGCCTGTTGTTTCCCCCGAGTGGGTTGCGGCGCAGAACCCGGATGTTGTCATCAAGTGTGTGAGCCCTCCGCAAAGCGGCTGGAAAGGAGATGCGAAGGCTCTCGAAAAGATCCGCAAGGACCTTATGAACCGCCCGGCGCTGAGGAACAGCAATGCCGTGAAAAAGGGTCGCGTTTACCTCATTGACAGCACGGTGATGTACGGGCCCCGAGAAGTTGTAGGACTCTGCTACGTTGCCAAGTGGCTGCACCCGGAGCTCTTCCGCGATGTGAACCCTGAAGCGGTGCACAAGGAGATGCTCAAGAAGTTCTTTGACGATGACCTGAAAGGGGTTTGGGTTTATCCTTAATCTTGATTTGGAGGAGGATGACAGAAAGATGAATTTCTGGACTTTTAAGGTTTACAAGTCCGGCAGACTTTCGCCTTTGCTGGCGGGTTTCCTTTTAGTGGCATTTCTGGTTTTCTCCCTGGGCGTTCCCATGAAGGCCGAGGCTGCCACCACAAACTCTGCGCTCTGGTGCCCGAACGTGGTGGCAGACGGCTCTGCCCAGCAGCTCGGCGGGCTCTACATCAGCGAGAGCAACGCCATGTCCATAAAGGCAGGGGACTGGGTGAGCATTACTTTGCCTTCCTTTACAGAGCTTCAGAAAATGACCTTCAACTTCACAAACAGTAGCTCCTACTTCCCGCAGAAAGCAAATGCGGCTATTAGCGCAAATTTTTTTGATAACAAATACACTGTAGACTCAACTGATTACTCTTACGGAGAGGAAGTGAGTTTGGTTAAAGGTACGGACGGAAGCGAGGTATGGTTGCAGGCGCTGGGGAGGCAGAGCGTTACCCTGAAAGTATATGCCGTGCCTTCTGAGCGGCCTACAACGAGGACTTTCAGAACCTACATCCACTTCGACGAGGTGGTTATCAAGCCGGTGGCGCCAGAGGAGCTGGAGTCCTCGGACATTAAAGTTACGCTCGACACGCCTTCTACTGCTGGCTTCACTTCCGGCACGGTAACCATCGGGAAGCTCCTCACCGGGGGCGGGAGCACGATCACCGCGGCCTCCCCGACGAGCATCACCGAGGACGGCGGAGCAATTGCCGACATTACCTTGAAGGAGGATACGGCGGGGGCGCTGGTAAAGCACGGCACCGGTGATTTTCCGCAAAGAAACACGGTGAAGCTCGTCTTGAGTCCCGGTTTCACCTGGGATACGGTAACCCTCATCCCGCAGGGAGGCTTTGGAGCCGGTAGCGTGGATTACGCTGTTTCCACCGAGACGAACGGCTGCAGCGCCCTCTACCTCAAGATTATCACGCCAAGCAGCGGGAGTAGTCCGGGGCAGATCCTCATCAAGGCTTCTGTCGAAGCTACTGAAACCTTTACTACCGCCCGTGACGTGAAGGTCACCTACGGCGGCACGAACCCCGGCGTGGGCGGTGAAAAGATCGCCGAGGTGACGGTGGCCAAGTACCTCGTTTCCGGTCTGGCGGTGGCGGCCAAGAGCACCCTCGACGCCGTGGCGGGAAGGCTGAACCAGCAGATCGGGAACATCACCATCGCCGAGGGGATGCCGGGGGATCTGGCCAAGGGAAGGCTGATCAGGCTCACACTCCCCGAAGGGGCGAAGTGGAACAGCGTGCCTGACGAGATGAGCCTCGAGGCAGGTAACGGGAAGCTCAAGAAGCATGGAGATCTCCAGGACGAGAAGAGGACAGTAACTTACGCTGTTGATGTGGCTTCTACAAAACGCACCACCTTTTGCTTCAAGAACGGAACTGTTGACCTTGCCCTCAATGTTCCCGAGGAGCTGGTCGTAACCGTTAAGGGGCCCGGCATCAACAGCACCGTGACCGTGGCCAATGTCCAGGCGCCGGTGACGCTGTCTGCTGCGGGTGGCTCCGTCCGCATTGGGGTGCAGGAGCAGGCGGTCGGCGCGCTCACGATCCAGGAGAACCTGGTGGGGGCGCTCAGGGCCCGGGACGCCGCGGGAAACAGGGCCTTGCTGAAGCTCACCCTGCCCTCCGGGGTACGCTTTGCCAAGAAGCCTACGGTGGCGGTGACTGCGGGTGATCTGGAGATTGACGATGCCGGAATCAGGCTCGAAGACGGAGACCGCGTCCTGGTGATCCCGGTGAAGCAGTCCAGCGCCACACCCGTAGAGAAGCAGTCAGCGGCGAAGGAAGGCTCCGAGGGAGAGGGCGCCGCGGAGCTGGTCGGGAGCACCCTCGCCGTGCAGGACATCTCCCTCACCGTGGACCGCACTCTCCCCGAAGGGGACATCACCCTCGACGTGGCGGGAGCTGCCTTGACCGAGACCGGAAGCCTCTTCTCTGAGACGCTCAACAAGTTAACCTGCGTGCTGGCGAAGTGCCTCACAACCGCGCCGGTGGCCGCAAGAAGCCAGGTGGTCTTTACCATCGGGAGCAACAAGTACCTCGTTGGTAACGAGGAAAGGGAGATGGACGTGGCGCCCTACATCAAAAACGACCGCACCTACGGCCCGGTGCGCTACATTGCCTATGCCCTGGGCCTGAGCGACGATAATATCCTCTGGGACGCCGCCTCTCAGACAGTTACCTTTTTCTGGGGCGACCGTACGGTGCAATTGCAGGTAGGCAAGCCAAAGATTATTGTTCAAGGTGTGGAGGTTTCCATGGATGTCGCGCCAGAGATAGTACCTCCCGGGAGAATAATGCTGCCTTACAGGTGGGTTGCCTCCGCCTTAGGGGGCAGTGTGGAGTGGAGGGCTGATACGCGCGAGGTAATAATCAATTAAGCAGATTTAATGATGTAATCATCTTTATCCGGGCAGCGGGGGTGCAACAATCTTTTGTTTGTTAGCATTATCTCTCTCTCCTCAACCTCCTCATTGCACCCCGGCTGTCCTGGGTTTACAACAACAAAAGGAGTAGATGGAGTTGGGCGTTTCTGTAACCACCGAAAAAGCCGTACCCGCTAGAATCGCTGACATTGCACAGATCAGGGAGCTGTACTCGCGCTATGCCGCCCGGAAAGTTGCCCTCTTGGGAAGCCTGGTTTTGATCCTGGTCGGCATCGGGTTGTTTGCTACCGCCACCGGGGCGGCAGGCATCAGTGTCGCAGATGTCTGCCGCGTCATCGTGGGCAGGGTGGCCCCCGGCCTGCACGTAGTTCCCGCGAGCGACATCGCAGAGACGGTGGTAATGGAGCTCAGGCTTCCCAGGATCCTTCTTGCTGCCCTTACAGGGCTCAGTTTGGCGGGGGCCGGGGTGGTAATGCAGGGCATCCTGCGCAACCCTCTCGTCTGCCCGTACACCCTGGGCCTCTCCAGCGGAGCAGCCTTCGGGGCGGCTCTGGCCATCATCCTCGGGACAGGAATCCTGGGGCCCGGCTTTAACGTTATGGGAAGGTATCTCATTGTAACCAATGCCTTCGTTTTCGGGTCCCTGACCATGGTCCTGGTGTACGGGGTGGCCCGGCTTAAAGGCGCGGTTCCGGAGACTTTACTGCTTGCAGGTGTGGCCTTCGGCTACCTTTTTCAGGCCGGAGTCTCCGCCCTCAAGTACATCTCGGAGCACGAAGCCCTGAAAGAGTTGGTCGTCTGGCTGATGGGCGGCCTCTGGGGCGCAGGCTGGGACACGGTCTCAATTCTTTTTCCTGTTGTGCTGGTCTGCCTGGGCCTGCTCGTCCGTTACGCCTGGGACCTCAATGTGCTCGGTGCCGGGGAAGATGTCGCCATGAGCCTGGGTGTTAACGTGGGGCGGCTGAGGCTGGTGTCTCTTGGTCTGGCAACCCTCGTCTCCTCGAGCACCATTGCCTTTACCGGGATTATCGGGTTTATCGGGTTGATTGCCCCCCACATCTGCCGCATTCTTATCGGAGGCGATCACAGGTTTTTGATCCCCTGCGCTTGCCTCACGGGCGGGGTTCTCCTGTTGCTCGCCGATACTTTAGCCCGCATTGTGCTCGCCCCCGTGGAGATCCCGGTGGGGATCGTCACCTCACTGCTCGGCGCCCCCTTCTTTATCTACCTGCTCCTCAAGCGGAAGCGCCAGTGGTGGTCTTAAACAAGAAAAAAATGAGGGGAGGCTGTGTTAATCGTGGTGAAAGCGAAAAACGTGATCACGTACTGCATGGCTCTTGTTTTCGTTTTCAGTCTGGTCCTGGGCCAGCTTGCCCTTGCCCCGGCAGCAAAGGCGGCGAGCATCAAGATTTTAATCAACGGAGAGCAGCTTGACACGGACCCGGCTCCATTTATCGAAGAAGGGCGGGTACTGGTTCCTTTGCGCGCCCTCTTTGAGGCCCTGGGCGCTGCTGTAGATTGGGATGCCGCGGCCCGCACCGTTACCGGAAGCAAGGGCGAAACAACAGTCCGGCTCGTGATCGGGCAAAAGACCGCCCGGGTCAACAACAAATCCGTAACCCTTGATGTCCCCGCAAAAATCTCGCAAGGAAGGACCTTCGTTCCCCTGCGCTTCGTGGGCGAGTCCCTGGGCGCAAAAGTGGACTGGGATGCCGGAAACCGCACCGTCATCATCGCCACCGCAACGACAGGTAGCTCGGCCTCAAAGCGGATCACCGTCACCGATTCCCTGGGGCGAACGGTACGCGTTCCCTACGCCCCGCAGCGTATCATTGTGACCAACAGCGATACTGCAGAAATGATCTGCGCTTTGGAGGCGGCAAATTATCTTGTTGGCGTCTCGGATACCTGTCTGAAAGACCCGCTATTGAAGCCGAAGCTGAAAAAGGCGCAGGATGTCGGGAAATGGAACGCGCCCAATGTGGAGAAAATTGTGGCCTTAAGGCCTGACATTGTTTTTGGGTATCCAGGATACACCAAAGACGAAGTGATCGTCAAGCTCCAAAAGGCGGGGATTCCGGTAGTTCTTCTCGACTGCTACAAGTGGGAGACTCTCGCCCAGGACATCCGTACCTTGGGCAAGATCCTCGGAAAGGAAAAGGAGGCGGCGGAGTATATCGCCGTAATTGAAAAGTATCAAAAGTTGATCGAAGGCCGGACTAGGAAGCTGCCGCTTGCTAAGAAACCTCCGACCTACGTGGAGAGCTATACCGATTACTCCAGCGTCAGTGCCGGCTCCGGTGGTGCTCAGATGCTGGAGGCTGCTGGAGGAAAGAATATTGCCGGCGGCTTTCGGATTCCCTACCCCAAGGTCAGCCCCGAGTGGGTTCTCGCCCAGAATCCGCAGGTGATCATCAAGGCCGTCAGCAGCACGAGCGTTCCTTCAGGTCTCGGTGAATCCGCGGAAGCGATGAAAAAGAAGCGCGCCGAGATTATGTCGCGGCCGGGCTGGAAGAAGATTTCGGCAGTGCAAAAGGGCAAGGTCTACATCGTCTCCAGCGACATCTGGACGGGCCCCAGGGCTGTGGTAGGGATCGCCTACATGGCCAAATGGATCCACCCCGACCTCTTCCAGGATCTGGACCCCGAAGCTATCCACAAAGAAATTCTTCAAAAGTTTCACGGTCTTGAACTAAAAGGCGCCTGGGTCTATCCGTAGATGTAAGTCATTAGGAGGCGAATGTTGCGTTGTTTTCGTCTGACAGGGAGTTTTGGATAAAATTGTGGCAAGATGCTCGGGAAAACTCACCGATGAGGCGGCGGCGCTGCCGGAATGGGAATGAGATGATAGAAAATTGGAACCGGCGTGCTCAGTGTTATGCACAAAGAACCGGTGAACAGAACACCCGGGAAAGGCAAAAAATGGTGATTGCTATACTGGAAAAGGAAGGCGCCCTAGGACCCAGCTTCAGCGTGCTGGATATTGGGGCGGGACCGGGGAATTACACCATTCCCTTTGCCCGTCTGTGCGGGCAGGTAACCGCCGTCGAGCCTGCCGCCGAGATGGTAAGAATTCTTAAGGACAAGGTGGCAGCCGAGCGGCTGGAAAATGTCAGAATCATTCAGCGAACCTGGCAGGAAGTTCAGGTGGAAGAAGAGGGGATGGCCGGTCAGTTTGATCTGGTATTTGCTTCGATGACGCCCGGGGTACAGGACCCGGAAACGCTGGAGAAGATGATTAAGGCCTCAAGAGGTTATTGTTATCTAAGCGCTTTTGCCGGCCGGCGTTGGGGGCAAGCGCACCGCGATCTCTGGCAACGGTTTTTTAACGAAGACATGGGAGGTAACCCGGGGGACATTTTGTATCCTTTCGGCTTGCTTTATGCCCTGGGTTACCGTCCCAATCTCCGCTTTGTTGCCAATCGCCGCGTGCGGGAACACAGAGTAGAGGAGGCGATTGAAGAACTGACCAGGTTTTTCTGGAATTATATGGACATAACCCCCGAGGTCAGGCAGGTAATAGAAGAATACGTTAGAAAACATGCCCAAGATGGCGTCTTTCAACAGGAGATGGGAGGCTGTTGGGGGATGATGCTGTGGCGCGTCAATGACGTGGTTGCCAGATGACTGACTACGCAAATGATTACGACTAAAATTGGGGGTGTGAGGGATGCGGAGAAAAAACTCGTTATTTATCTTGCTCTTGCTTTTGGTTTTTTCTTTAACTGTTGCTCTGTTCGGTTGCGGAAAAGAACAGGTATCAAGTAAACAAAAAGCTGATTTGGTAAAAAGCGAGAAAAAACAGCAAGCAGACACCATCAGGTTAGGAGGAGGAGATTGGGGATACCCGACCCCTTTTACCCATTATCCCAGAGGTCCAGGTTCTCGCAAGATGCGCCTGATCTTCGATACCCTGGTGGCCAGCGATGCCGAGGGCAAGATCCTTCCCAGGCTGGCCTCCGTTTGGCAGGTCAGCGAGGATGGCCTGGTCTATACCTTTAAACTCCGGCCCGGAGTAAAGTGGCACGACGGCCAGCCGCTCACAGCCGAAGACGTGGTTTTCAGCTATGAATACCAGAAGCAGTACCCCCCAGTCAGTGCTGCTGATCTTTCTGCTGTAAGAAAAGTGGAAGCCGTGGACGGCCAGACGGTGAGGATAGAGCTTGGCCAACCGGAACCCCGTTTTTTGACCAACCTGGCGAGTTTTACCATTATCCCGAAGCACATCTGGGAAAAAGTCACCGATCCCTATAACTTCGTTGCCCCCGAGGCCGCGGTGGGATCGGGACCTTACAGGTTGGCTGATTACAGCAAGGAGCACGGCACGTATCGATTTGAGGTCAATCAAGACTTCTGGGGGAGCAAGCCGCGCGTTAAGGTGATCGAGTTCGTTCCGGTGAGCGAGGAGGTCCTGGCTTTCGAGAAGGGGGAAGTCGACCGGATCACAATTCCGCCCGACCTTTTATCCCGTTTCGAAAACAATCCGGAGTACCGGGTCATGCGCTATGAGACCACGTGGGCCTACCGGCTTTATTTTAATATGAAGCGGCGGCCGGAACTGGCTGACAAGGCTTTCCGCCAGGCCCTGGCCTATGCCATTAACCGCCAGGAGTTGGTGGAAAAGGTGGAGCGCGGTGCTGCGGTGCCGGGGAACCCGGGCGTGCTGCACCCCAGCAACAAGCTTTACAATTCCGAGGTGCCTCAATACCCTTATTACCGGCAGAAAGCGGAAGACCTCTTGAATGGCCTGGGCTATAAGGACACCGACGGCGACGGGGTACGGGAGGGAAGTCGCGGAAAGAAGTTGAGCTTCCAGTTGCTGGCCGATGAGGGAAGTGCCCGCCTGGCAGAACTGATCAAGCAGCAGCTGGCCCTGATAGGTATGGAGGTCAACGTGAAGGCCGTCGATATGAAGACGAGGGACGCCCGCTTTGAGGAGGGAGACTTTGAGCTCTGCATCAACGGCAGCGGCGACGGGGAAAATCTTGAGGAGCTGACGAGTAAAAGCAAGACTAAAGCGACATCAACCACCGCGAAAATGCTTGGATACCATAACCCGGAAGTTGATAAATTGTTCTCCGCTCAAAAGAAAGAGACCGACCCCGGAAAGCGGCTGGCTCTAATGGCCGAGTTGCAGCGGATCGTGGCTGAAGAGCTCCCCAAGCTTACTTTGTACTATAAAAACTCCTTGACGGTGCACCGGCCTTCGGTATACGACGGTTGGAGCCAGGAAACCTATCACAGCGACAGCCGGGAAAACTTTGTGAACGACTGAGGGAGAGGGTCAGAGCACCTGGCCCCTTATTTCGGGTTGAGCTGACTGCTTGACCCTTATGTTACAGTAGCAGCGAAAGAGGGCTCTGACGGCTCCAGAGGGTTTGGGCTGATTCAGGGGGGAGCTCTACTCTCCCCCCTGAATGCTTGTTGCGGCCGTTCGCCAAGAAGTTTTTCAGGCGACTGGTGAAACGGATAACAGAATGGACAAGTTTAACAAGTGCGGGGAGGCCGGCACAGTATGCGGCGGAAGAGAGGCTCGAAGCTCCTGGAATACGGCATCACCCTCTGGCTTGTGATTACCTTGAACTTTCTTCTCCCCAGGATCATACCGGGCGATCCCTTCCTGGTGCTCTCCTCGACTGATCCGGAAAATGAGGAGGTCGTGCTGAGCGAAGAGCAGAGGCAGTTTTTCTTTCGCTACTACGGTCTGGACAGGCCCATTGGCGAACAGTATCTTTCTTATATCTGGGAGTTATCCCGCGGGAATTTAGGATACAGTTTATATTACAAGGAGCCGGTGAGCCAGATTATCCTGCGCCGGCTGCCATGGACGGCATTTATGGTAATTGCGGCAGTTGTATTGAGCACCGGCATCGGCGTTATTTTGGGCAGCGTATCTGCCTGGTCCCGGAAGAAATGGCTGGATAGACTCTTGTTTTTAAATATGATTTTTCTCTCGGAAATTCCGGCCTTTCTCCTGGGGCTTATGCTTCTTTTCGCATTCGCCGCGGGGCTGGGCCTGTTCCCATTATCAGGAGCGATGACTCACTTTATCGATTATCATGGCTGGTGGGAGAAGCTTTTGGATGTTTTGCACCATGCCTTTTTACCTGTAGTTGCTTTGACTATTACCCACCTGGGCGGTATGTATTTGCTTGCCAGAAACAGCATAATAACAGTATTGGAAAAGGATTACCTGCGTACTGCCTGGGCAAAAGGACTTCCCAACAGTCGGATCATTTTTCGTCATGCCCTGAGAAATGCCCTGCTTCCTGTAGTGACCCGCGTATTCTTAAGCCTTGGTTCTCTGGTAGGCGGCGCCATACTTGTGGAAAATGTTTTTGCTTATCCGGGGCTGGGACACTTAATGCGAGAATCGGTAAGGTTCCATGATTATCCAGTTATCCAGGGGATTTTTCTGGTAGTAACCATATGCGTTTTAACGGCGAATTTCTTTGCTGATTTAGTTTACAAAAAACTTGACCCGCGGGTCGGTGCTGCGGAGTAGAAGCCAAAGGAGAAACGGTTTAAGGGGGCAGTCCCGAGTTGTCGGTGAAAATAATCGAGTTGGTAAAAGAATTTTCGC encodes the following:
- a CDS encoding class I SAM-dependent methyltransferase translates to MIENWNRRAQCYAQRTGEQNTRERQKMVIAILEKEGALGPSFSVLDIGAGPGNYTIPFARLCGQVTAVEPAAEMVRILKDKVAAERLENVRIIQRTWQEVQVEEEGMAGQFDLVFASMTPGVQDPETLEKMIKASRGYCYLSAFAGRRWGQAHRDLWQRFFNEDMGGNPGDILYPFGLLYALGYRPNLRFVANRRVREHRVEEAIEELTRFFWNYMDITPEVRQVIEEYVRKHAQDGVFQQEMGGCWGMMLWRVNDVVAR
- a CDS encoding ABC transporter substrate-binding protein, whose protein sequence is MRRKNSLFILLLLLVFSLTVALFGCGKEQVSSKQKADLVKSEKKQQADTIRLGGGDWGYPTPFTHYPRGPGSRKMRLIFDTLVASDAEGKILPRLASVWQVSEDGLVYTFKLRPGVKWHDGQPLTAEDVVFSYEYQKQYPPVSAADLSAVRKVEAVDGQTVRIELGQPEPRFLTNLASFTIIPKHIWEKVTDPYNFVAPEAAVGSGPYRLADYSKEHGTYRFEVNQDFWGSKPRVKVIEFVPVSEEVLAFEKGEVDRITIPPDLLSRFENNPEYRVMRYETTWAYRLYFNMKRRPELADKAFRQALAYAINRQELVEKVERGAAVPGNPGVLHPSNKLYNSEVPQYPYYRQKAEDLLNGLGYKDTDGDGVREGSRGKKLSFQLLADEGSARLAELIKQQLALIGMEVNVKAVDMKTRDARFEEGDFELCINGSGDGENLEELTSKSKTKATSTTAKMLGYHNPEVDKLFSAQKKETDPGKRLALMAELQRIVAEELPKLTLYYKNSLTVHRPSVYDGWSQETYHSDSRENFVND
- a CDS encoding ABC transporter permease; translation: MRRKRGSKLLEYGITLWLVITLNFLLPRIIPGDPFLVLSSTDPENEEVVLSEEQRQFFFRYYGLDRPIGEQYLSYIWELSRGNLGYSLYYKEPVSQIILRRLPWTAFMVIAAVVLSTGIGVILGSVSAWSRKKWLDRLLFLNMIFLSEIPAFLLGLMLLFAFAAGLGLFPLSGAMTHFIDYHGWWEKLLDVLHHAFLPVVALTITHLGGMYLLARNSIITVLEKDYLRTAWAKGLPNSRIIFRHALRNALLPVVTRVFLSLGSLVGGAILVENVFAYPGLGHLMRESVRFHDYPVIQGIFLVVTICVLTANFFADLVYKKLDPRVGAAE